The proteins below come from a single Alligator mississippiensis isolate rAllMis1 chromosome 2, rAllMis1, whole genome shotgun sequence genomic window:
- the CFAP96 gene encoding cilia-and flagella-associated protein 96, with translation MPTEGKTDMERIGLFSEMEYVTIGDKYASHYMRPFNEAASKNKQILPGGSKMLSALQAGYFEPQFVRVFEGEAYSNRVQLRRRYRLAESKKNLGKAFLPNNGDKLPCGLGSYFGTIGGPFPYFSAQLKAIERYVPPGKNLYTNPGKKGTGYGYPNLTIGKQYPHSADVYEIGRINAKKAHEVHQNLVKGGPFKLSLYPREYFDVNPYHDDKPLPPVKKPPPEKPIASPFKPSSPSKKPGGMKAGTFDPYPSHSADPYVIKRSKAITTNKEGRIFHPSPGPKSRPVTSIMALNITRSLNIMNYKTAHLT, from the exons ATGCCTACAGAAGGAAAAACCGATATGGAGAGGATTGGCCTCTTCAGTGAAATGGAATATGTTACCATTGGTGATAAATATGCCTCGCATTATATGC GTCCTTTTAATGAAGCTGCAAGCAAGAACAAGCAGATATTACCTGGAGGCAGCAAAATGTTATCAGCTCTTCAAGCAGGTTATTTTGAGCCCCAGTTTGTGAGGGTTTTTGAAGGTGAAGCCTATTCAAACCGTGTTCAGCTAAGAAGGCGATATAGATTGGCAGAATCAAAGAAAAATTTGGGCAAAGCTTTTCTTCCCAATAATGGAGACAAATTGCC aTGTGGACTGGGTAGCTATTTTGGAACCATAGGAGGTCCGTTTCCATATTTCAGTGCTCAGCTAAAAGCCATAGAGAGATATGTTCCTCCTGGAAAGAATTTGTACACAAATCCTGGAAAGAAAGGGACTGGATATGG ATATCCAAATCTTACCATAGGTAAACAGTATCCACACTCAGCTGACGTATATGAAATAGGAAGGATAAATGCAAAG AAAGCCCATGAAGTACATCAGAATTTAGTTAAAGGAGGGCCTTTCAAGCTCAGTCTCTATCCGCGGGAGTATTTTGATGTGAATCCATATCATGATGACAAACCTTTGCCACCAGTTAAGAAGCCACCCCCAGAAAAGCCAATTGCATCACCCTTTAAACCAAGTTCTCCTTCTAAAAAG cCAGGTGGCATGAAAGCCGGCACATTTGATCCTTATCCTTCCCATTCTGCTGATCCCTATGTCATCAAACGTTCTAAAGCCATCACAACCAATAAAGAAGGACGGATTTTTCACCCTTCTCCTGGACCAAAAAGCAGACCAGTTACGAGTATAATGGCTTTAAATATAACAAG ATCATTAAACATAATGAACTACAAGACTGCGCATCTGACATAA
- the UFSP2 gene encoding ufm1-specific protease 2 isoform X1, which produces MQPGLPLHAALTDVVILEAMDILFRIRGGLDLAFQLAATDEASTKKALKYVFSDLSNKLSSNVMVLRICHSSVYIWPNSGMNTVPSELTDDSACKEIMRFIQYDQEAETKRKLTKKKDKKLQDMQQVVNIDFMLEMTSPSAALAPVIEKENEEHHYVSMTLPVDVVVSISPEETWRNVQNILVNAVHKQLTDMERCIMKYMKGTSIMVPEQFHFMLPGTRHLVTISYPMGVPDDQLESYRKELHGLFHLPSDRPYFRRANAYHFPDEPYKDGYLRNPHMHLHPPGLESGLVCVVHGVYSYHHYMQDRVDDNGWGCAYRSLQTICSWFRHQGYTDRLIPTHQEIQQALVDVGDKPAAFVGSRQWIGSIEVQLVLNQLLGVTSKILFVSQGSELASQGRELANHFKTEGTPVMIGGGVLAHTILGVAWNEITGNIKFLILDPHYTGAEDLTVILEKGWCGWKGPDFWSKDAYYNLCLPQRPKTI; this is translated from the exons ATGCAGCCGGGATTGCCCCTGCACGCGGCGCTGACGGACGTG GTTATTCTAGAAGCCATGGACATACTTTTTAGAATAAGAGGGGGCCTGGATCTAGCATTTCAACTTGCTGCTACTGATG AGGCATCAacaaaaaaggcattaaaatatgttttcagtGACCTTTCAAACAAACTGTCCTCAAATGTTATGGTATTAAGAATTTGCCATAGTTCAGTGTACATATGGCCTAATAGCGGCATGAACACAGTTCCTTCAGAACTGACTGATGATTCTGCTTGTAAGGAGATAATGCGATTTATTCA ATATGACCAGGAAGCTGAGACCAAACGCAAACTTACTAAAAAGAAGGATAAAAAATTACAAGACATG cagcaggtagTAAACATAGACTTTATGTTGGAAATGACATCACCTTCAGCTGCATTAGCCCCAGTCAttgaaaaggaaaatgaagaaCACCACTACGTTAGCATGACCTTACCAGTTGATGTTGTTGTCTCTATTTCTCCAGAAGAAACGTGGAGGAA TGTACAAAATATCCTAGTTAACGCAGTTCATAAACAACTAACCGATATGGAAAGGTGCATTATGAAATATATGAAGGGAACATCTATTATGGTACCTGAACAATTTCACTTCATGTTGCCGGGAACAAGACACCTTGTAACAATTTCCTATCCAATGGGTGTTCCAGATGATCAACTGGAGAGTTACAGAAAG GAATTGCATGGACTCTTCCATCTGCCATCTGATAGACCATATTTCAGAAGAGCAAACGCGTATCACTTTCCAGATGAACCATATAAAGATGGGTATCTCAGAAATCCACACATGCATCTCCATCCACCTGGTTTGGAGTCTGGTCTG GTGTGTGTGGTACATGGTGTGTATAGTTATCACCATTATATGCAGGATCGGGTAGATGATAATGGCTGGGGTTGTGCCTACCGGTCTTTGCAGACTATCTGTTCGTGGTTCAGACATCAGGGGTATACAGACAGACTGATACCAACACACCAGGAGATTCAGCAG GCCCTAGTTGACGTTGGAGACAAACCAGCAGCATTTGTTGGATCACGGCAGTGGATTGGCTCTATTGAGGTACAACTTGTATTGAATCAGTTACTGGGAGTAACATCAAAAATACTGTTTGTCAG CCAGGGTTCTGAGTTAGCTTCTCAGGGAAGAGAACTTGCTAATCATTTCAAGACTGAAGGAACTCCAGTTATGATTG gtgGAGGTGTTTTGGCTCACACAATCCTGGGAGTGGCATGGAATGAGATTACAGGAAACATAAAATTTTTGATTCTAGACCCACATTACACAGGAGCAGAAGATCTGACTGTTATCTTAGAAAAG
- the UFSP2 gene encoding ufm1-specific protease 2 isoform X3: MVLRICHSSVYIWPNSGMNTVPSELTDDSACKEIMRFIQYDQEAETKRKLTKKKDKKLQDMQQVVNIDFMLEMTSPSAALAPVIEKENEEHHYVSMTLPVDVVVSISPEETWRNVQNILVNAVHKQLTDMERCIMKYMKGTSIMVPEQFHFMLPGTRHLVTISYPMGVPDDQLESYRKELHGLFHLPSDRPYFRRANAYHFPDEPYKDGYLRNPHMHLHPPGLESGLVCVVHGVYSYHHYMQDRVDDNGWGCAYRSLQTICSWFRHQGYTDRLIPTHQEIQQALVDVGDKPAAFVGSRQWIGSIEVQLVLNQLLGVTSKILFVSQGSELASQGRELANHFKTEGTPVMIGGGVLAHTILGVAWNEITGNIKFLILDPHYTGAEDLTVILEKGWCGWKGPDFWSKDAYYNLCLPQRPKTI; the protein is encoded by the exons ATGGTATTAAGAATTTGCCATAGTTCAGTGTACATATGGCCTAATAGCGGCATGAACACAGTTCCTTCAGAACTGACTGATGATTCTGCTTGTAAGGAGATAATGCGATTTATTCA ATATGACCAGGAAGCTGAGACCAAACGCAAACTTACTAAAAAGAAGGATAAAAAATTACAAGACATG cagcaggtagTAAACATAGACTTTATGTTGGAAATGACATCACCTTCAGCTGCATTAGCCCCAGTCAttgaaaaggaaaatgaagaaCACCACTACGTTAGCATGACCTTACCAGTTGATGTTGTTGTCTCTATTTCTCCAGAAGAAACGTGGAGGAA TGTACAAAATATCCTAGTTAACGCAGTTCATAAACAACTAACCGATATGGAAAGGTGCATTATGAAATATATGAAGGGAACATCTATTATGGTACCTGAACAATTTCACTTCATGTTGCCGGGAACAAGACACCTTGTAACAATTTCCTATCCAATGGGTGTTCCAGATGATCAACTGGAGAGTTACAGAAAG GAATTGCATGGACTCTTCCATCTGCCATCTGATAGACCATATTTCAGAAGAGCAAACGCGTATCACTTTCCAGATGAACCATATAAAGATGGGTATCTCAGAAATCCACACATGCATCTCCATCCACCTGGTTTGGAGTCTGGTCTG GTGTGTGTGGTACATGGTGTGTATAGTTATCACCATTATATGCAGGATCGGGTAGATGATAATGGCTGGGGTTGTGCCTACCGGTCTTTGCAGACTATCTGTTCGTGGTTCAGACATCAGGGGTATACAGACAGACTGATACCAACACACCAGGAGATTCAGCAG GCCCTAGTTGACGTTGGAGACAAACCAGCAGCATTTGTTGGATCACGGCAGTGGATTGGCTCTATTGAGGTACAACTTGTATTGAATCAGTTACTGGGAGTAACATCAAAAATACTGTTTGTCAG CCAGGGTTCTGAGTTAGCTTCTCAGGGAAGAGAACTTGCTAATCATTTCAAGACTGAAGGAACTCCAGTTATGATTG gtgGAGGTGTTTTGGCTCACACAATCCTGGGAGTGGCATGGAATGAGATTACAGGAAACATAAAATTTTTGATTCTAGACCCACATTACACAGGAGCAGAAGATCTGACTGTTATCTTAGAAAAG
- the UFSP2 gene encoding ufm1-specific protease 2 isoform X2 yields the protein MQPGLPLHAALTDVVILEAMDILFRIRGGLDLAFQLAATDEASTKKALKYVFSDLSNKLSSNVMVLRICHSSVYIWPNSGMNTVPSELTDDSACKEIMRFIQYDQEAETKRKLTKKKDKKLQDMQVVNIDFMLEMTSPSAALAPVIEKENEEHHYVSMTLPVDVVVSISPEETWRNVQNILVNAVHKQLTDMERCIMKYMKGTSIMVPEQFHFMLPGTRHLVTISYPMGVPDDQLESYRKELHGLFHLPSDRPYFRRANAYHFPDEPYKDGYLRNPHMHLHPPGLESGLVCVVHGVYSYHHYMQDRVDDNGWGCAYRSLQTICSWFRHQGYTDRLIPTHQEIQQALVDVGDKPAAFVGSRQWIGSIEVQLVLNQLLGVTSKILFVSQGSELASQGRELANHFKTEGTPVMIGGGVLAHTILGVAWNEITGNIKFLILDPHYTGAEDLTVILEKGWCGWKGPDFWSKDAYYNLCLPQRPKTI from the exons ATGCAGCCGGGATTGCCCCTGCACGCGGCGCTGACGGACGTG GTTATTCTAGAAGCCATGGACATACTTTTTAGAATAAGAGGGGGCCTGGATCTAGCATTTCAACTTGCTGCTACTGATG AGGCATCAacaaaaaaggcattaaaatatgttttcagtGACCTTTCAAACAAACTGTCCTCAAATGTTATGGTATTAAGAATTTGCCATAGTTCAGTGTACATATGGCCTAATAGCGGCATGAACACAGTTCCTTCAGAACTGACTGATGATTCTGCTTGTAAGGAGATAATGCGATTTATTCA ATATGACCAGGAAGCTGAGACCAAACGCAAACTTACTAAAAAGAAGGATAAAAAATTACAAGACATG caggtagTAAACATAGACTTTATGTTGGAAATGACATCACCTTCAGCTGCATTAGCCCCAGTCAttgaaaaggaaaatgaagaaCACCACTACGTTAGCATGACCTTACCAGTTGATGTTGTTGTCTCTATTTCTCCAGAAGAAACGTGGAGGAA TGTACAAAATATCCTAGTTAACGCAGTTCATAAACAACTAACCGATATGGAAAGGTGCATTATGAAATATATGAAGGGAACATCTATTATGGTACCTGAACAATTTCACTTCATGTTGCCGGGAACAAGACACCTTGTAACAATTTCCTATCCAATGGGTGTTCCAGATGATCAACTGGAGAGTTACAGAAAG GAATTGCATGGACTCTTCCATCTGCCATCTGATAGACCATATTTCAGAAGAGCAAACGCGTATCACTTTCCAGATGAACCATATAAAGATGGGTATCTCAGAAATCCACACATGCATCTCCATCCACCTGGTTTGGAGTCTGGTCTG GTGTGTGTGGTACATGGTGTGTATAGTTATCACCATTATATGCAGGATCGGGTAGATGATAATGGCTGGGGTTGTGCCTACCGGTCTTTGCAGACTATCTGTTCGTGGTTCAGACATCAGGGGTATACAGACAGACTGATACCAACACACCAGGAGATTCAGCAG GCCCTAGTTGACGTTGGAGACAAACCAGCAGCATTTGTTGGATCACGGCAGTGGATTGGCTCTATTGAGGTACAACTTGTATTGAATCAGTTACTGGGAGTAACATCAAAAATACTGTTTGTCAG CCAGGGTTCTGAGTTAGCTTCTCAGGGAAGAGAACTTGCTAATCATTTCAAGACTGAAGGAACTCCAGTTATGATTG gtgGAGGTGTTTTGGCTCACACAATCCTGGGAGTGGCATGGAATGAGATTACAGGAAACATAAAATTTTTGATTCTAGACCCACATTACACAGGAGCAGAAGATCTGACTGTTATCTTAGAAAAG